The DNA window TCTATTTTTTCATCTTCTCTTTTAATGTATGGAGGCAAAGGTACGTGACCTATTTCTTCTAAAATTTTTACAAGCTCTAAAAAGTCCAAATTTTTCATTTCGTTTTGAGTTTTTAATTTAAACTCAACCACCCTGCTTCCGTCTTCCAATAACTCAACAACTTCGGCAACCAATCCTTTATCAAAATATAATTTGGTACCGACTCTGACTTTTCCTCTGATATAAACAAGATATTTATCCCCAAAAGGTCTGTTCAAAAGAAGTTCTATCTTCCCACCGCTTTCTTTTTTGCCGTAAATTCTCGCTTTTATTACTTTCGTATTGTTAAAAACAAATCTCTTATCTCCCACAAAATCCAAAATATTTCTAAAAACGGTATGAGTCACTCTATCTTTTTTTCTGTCATAAACCAAAAGCTTGGCACTGTCTCTTGGAGTAACTGGATATTTGGCTATTAAATGCTCGGGAAGATTATAATCATAAGAAGAGACCAAAAGGTCTTTATTTAAGCTCAACCCTAAACTCCGATAAGTTTTCTAAGCTCTTCGGGTTTAGTCGTATAAGCCATAGCGGTTTCTTTTGTGATAAAGTGTTTTCTAACATACTCGGCAAGTACCTGATTCATTGTTTGCATTCCGGTACCCGCTTGGTTTAGCTGCATTTGAGAGTAAATTTGAGCAATTTTATTTTCACGAATCAAGTTTGCAATAGCCGGATTGTTTATCATAATCTCATGAGCGGCAATTCTTCCGCCTCCGACTTTCGGTAAAAGTACTTGAGAAATAACCGCAGCAAGCGCCATTGATAGCTGAGTTCTAATCTGGTCTTGTTCTTCTGCCGGGAATACGTTTACGATTCTGTTTATCGTCTGGTCCGCACTGTTTGTATGTAATGTAGCAAATACCAGGTGTCCCGTTTCAGCCGCCGTAATAGCCGCACCGATTGTCTCTTTATCCCTCATCTCACCGATTAATATAACATCAGGGTCTTCCCTGAGTGACGCTCTTAAGGCTCTAATAAAAGATTTCGTATCACGCCCTACTTCTCTTTGGGAAAAAAGAGATTTTTTATGCTCGTGCACAAACTCAATTGGGTCTTCGATAGTAATAATATGCTTATAAAAAAATTCGTTAATTTCATTAAGCATAG is part of the Caminibacter pacificus genome and encodes:
- the queA gene encoding tRNA preQ1(34) S-adenosylmethionine ribosyltransferase-isomerase QueA, which produces MSLNKDLLVSSYDYNLPEHLIAKYPVTPRDSAKLLVYDRKKDRVTHTVFRNILDFVGDKRFVFNNTKVIKARIYGKKESGGKIELLLNRPFGDKYLVYIRGKVRVGTKLYFDKGLVAEVVELLEDGSRVVEFKLKTQNEMKNLDFLELVKILEEIGHVPLPPYIKREDEKIDESEYQSVFAKKEGAVAAPTASLHFTDELLKKIEKKAYLTLHVGAGTFKPVEVEDIREHKMHSEFFEIPKTTAEILDSDEEIVAVGTTSTRTIEYYARTKKLSGECDLFLNPLNPPIRVNHLLTNFHLPKSTLIMLVAAFIGREKTLKLYEEAIKNNYRFYSYGDAMLII
- a CDS encoding type IV pilus twitching motility protein PilT; this encodes MALPFTLEQLLKSIKAYNASDLHLNVNSEPMLRIDGKLTPLNLPKLSNEQIIDLCYSVLTDKQKAILEEELELDFSFEIPGVARFRANYYYERENLAAAYRIIPERPLSLDELKAPLIFKQLIKREKGLILVTGPTGSGKSTTLAAMLNEINEFFYKHIITIEDPIEFVHEHKKSLFSQREVGRDTKSFIRALRASLREDPDVILIGEMRDKETIGAAITAAETGHLVFATLHTNSADQTINRIVNVFPAEEQDQIRTQLSMALAAVISQVLLPKVGGGRIAAHEIMINNPAIANLIRENKIAQIYSQMQLNQAGTGMQTMNQVLAEYVRKHFITKETAMAYTTKPEELRKLIGV